Within Pelistega ratti, the genomic segment GGGGGTACTACCATTGGTTTGATAGTGGGCAACGGCTTTTTCAAAAGAGGCTTTGATGCGTCCTTGTTGGTTAGCATTACCATGACACTGCATAACACTTGTTGAGTCTTTAGGATCAAATACACTCATCACATCTAATAATTCAACAAGATCGCGTGCATTGCGAGCAATAGGGCCTGCTTGATCTAAGCTAGAGGCAAAAGCAATCATACCAAAACGAGATACTGTACCATAAGTTGGTTTGATACCCGATACACCGCATAGTGCTGAAGGCTGACGAACTGAACCCCCTGTATCTGTTCCTGTTGTAGCAAGGACAATATCCGCCGCCACTGCAGCTGCTGAACCACCTGATGAACCACCAGGAACGGCATTGGTATCCCAAGGGTTTAAGCAAGCACCAAAAGCAGAGTTTTCATTGCCTGAACCCATGGCAAATTCATCGCAGTTGAGTTTACCAATATTAACGCAACCTGCTTGTTTGAGTAAGCTGACGACAGTCGCATCAAAAGGACTGGTATAGTTAGCTAACATTTTACTGGCAGCTGTTGTTCTCCAACCCTTGGTCACAAAAACATCTTTATGAGCAATAGGGATTCCTGTGAGTATGCTTTGTTCACCTTTAGCGATTTTATTATCAGCGGCTTGTGCTTGAGCAAGGGTCAAGTCGGGATCAATATGTAAAAAAGCATTTAAATATGAAAGGCGTTCGGCTTTAGCCAAAGCCTCTTGTGCAAGTTCTACCGCACTAGTTTGCTTACTATCTAGTGCTTTGCGTGTGTCGAGAATAGTTTGAAAAGACATAATTATTCGATAACTTTAGGAACTAAGAATAGACCATCAGATTCAGCAGGTGCATTTGCCATCAGTGCTTGACGTGCTTCAATAGAAGAAGGCTCTGTTACCTGATCTTCTCTTAAACGTAGGCTTACTTCTTCATGAACAGATAAAGGATGTGCTAATGGTGCAACACCAGTTGTTTCAACAGATTGCAAGGTTTCAAATAAATCTAGCATACTATTGAGTTCTTCTAATGCCTTAGCTTGCATCGTTTCATCTAATTCTAGACGAGCAAGACGGGCAATTCGGCTAACATCGTTGGGTGTAAGAGACATAAAAATAAAAATTAATAATGTTAAAAAATTAAATTTACTCACAAAGCATATATCTTTCTATATGCCAAAAATGATAAAATTACGAAATATGTTCCATTATAAGTTAATATTAAGAGTTATCCAATTTATAACCCCTTAATAAAAAACTCTTTTTGTTCACCCTACACCAAGATAGTAAAAATGTTCGGATTTTTAAGAAATTATTTATCAACAGATATGGCAATTGACTTAGGTACAGCCAATACCTTAATTTATGTACGTGGTAAAGGCATTGTGCTTGATGAGCCTTCAGTCGTTGCTATTCGTCATGATGGTGGCAATGGTCGCCAAGTTATTCAAGCAGTAGGACGTGCTGCTAAACAAATGTTAGGACGTGTGCCAGGCAATATTAATGCTATTCGTCCTATGAAAGATGGTGTGATTGCCGATTTCTCTGTTACAGAGCAAATGATTAAACAATTTATCAAGATTGTTAATCCAAGAAGTTTCTTATCACCCAGTCCTCGTATTATTGTGTGTGTTCCTTGCGGTTCAACGCAAGTCGAACGCCGTGCTATTCGAGAAGCGGCTTTGGGTGCTGGTGCTAGCCAAGTCCACCTCATTGAAGAGCCAATGGCGGCGGCTATTGGTGCTGGGCTTAATGTATCAGATGCTAGCGGTTCGATGGTGGTGGATATTGGCGGTGGTACGACAGAAGTGGCGATTATTTCACTTGGTGGTATGGTGTATAAAGGTTCTGTCCGTGTAGGTGGTGATAAATTTGATGAAGCCATTGTCAATTATATTCGCCGCAGTAAAGGTATGTTGATTGGTGATCAAACGGCTGAGATTATCAAAAAAGAAATTGGATCGGCTTTCCCCGGTACAGAAGTACGTGAAATTGAAGTAAAAGGTCGTAATCTCTCCGAGGGTGTGCCACGTAGTTTTACCGTTACCTCAACAGAAATTTTAGAGTCATTGACTGATCCCCTTAACCAAATCGTCTCTGCCGTTAAGATTGCTTTAGAACAAACACCACCAGAGCTTGGTGCTGATATTACCGAAAAAGGAATTGCCTTAACAGGTGGCGGTGCTTTATTAAGAGACCTTGATCGCCTTATTCAAGAAGAAACAGGTTTGCCCGTCATGGTAGCAGAAGATCCGCTTACTTGCGTAGTACGTGGTTGTGGTGAAGCCTTAGAACATCTTGAATCTTTAGGCCCTGTGTTTATTAACGAATAACGATTATTCACTTTTATCACAAAGTGGTTTAGGTGAGTAAATGCAGCAAGAGAAGTCATTGCGCCTTTTTAAACAAGGTCAGGCAACGGGTGTCAAACTTGTTTTTTTAGGTATCCTTTGTATCGTATTGATGGTAGTAGATTCGAG encodes:
- the gatA gene encoding Asp-tRNA(Asn)/Glu-tRNA(Gln) amidotransferase subunit GatA; amino-acid sequence: MSFQTILDTRKALDSKQTSAVELAQEALAKAERLSYLNAFLHIDPDLTLAQAQAADNKIAKGEQSILTGIPIAHKDVFVTKGWRTTAASKMLANYTSPFDATVVSLLKQAGCVNIGKLNCDEFAMGSGNENSAFGACLNPWDTNAVPGGSSGGSAAAVAADIVLATTGTDTGGSVRQPSALCGVSGIKPTYGTVSRFGMIAFASSLDQAGPIARNARDLVELLDVMSVFDPKDSTSVMQCHGNANQQGRIKASFEKAVAHYQTNGSTPLKGLRIGVPQEYFAEGISAEVKAAVEQAIAQFVSLGAERVDISLPRTALAIPAYYVIAPAEASSNLSRYDGVRYGHRSKAYTGLEQMMSRSRTEGFGAEVQRRIMLGTYVLSQGYYDAYYLQAQRIRRMIANDFQEALQSKCDVIMGPVTPTVAKNIGDNKEDVTADWLADIYTLGVSLAGLPALSIPCGFGGEKGNRPIGLQIIGNYFNEGQLLALGDCYQQQTDWHLRQAEVK
- the gatC gene encoding Asp-tRNA(Asn)/Glu-tRNA(Gln) amidotransferase subunit GatC; the encoded protein is MSLTPNDVSRIARLARLELDETMQAKALEELNSMLDLFETLQSVETTGVAPLAHPLSVHEEVSLRLREDQVTEPSSIEARQALMANAPAESDGLFLVPKVIE
- a CDS encoding rod shape-determining protein, with the protein product MFGFLRNYLSTDMAIDLGTANTLIYVRGKGIVLDEPSVVAIRHDGGNGRQVIQAVGRAAKQMLGRVPGNINAIRPMKDGVIADFSVTEQMIKQFIKIVNPRSFLSPSPRIIVCVPCGSTQVERRAIREAALGAGASQVHLIEEPMAAAIGAGLNVSDASGSMVVDIGGGTTEVAIISLGGMVYKGSVRVGGDKFDEAIVNYIRRSKGMLIGDQTAEIIKKEIGSAFPGTEVREIEVKGRNLSEGVPRSFTVTSTEILESLTDPLNQIVSAVKIALEQTPPELGADITEKGIALTGGGALLRDLDRLIQEETGLPVMVAEDPLTCVVRGCGEALEHLESLGPVFINE